The Collimonas fungivorans Ter331 genome has a segment encoding these proteins:
- the flhC gene encoding flagellar transcriptional regulator FlhC: MATNKSVILEAQEIQLAIDLIKLGARLQFLEAETSLSRDRLIKLYKEIKGMSPPKGLLPFSTDWFMTWLSNIHSSMFYNIYRFMLAHGDGQQIVAVVKSYRLYLEQVERQGGKPVLDFTRAWTLTRFFDSGMLQLSTCCRCNGHFVAHAHDLQNGFVCVLCRPPSRAGKTRKLSAPAATGTDLVQGREYMPLPPVRRLAGLAKGGLA; the protein is encoded by the coding sequence ATGGCTACTAACAAAAGCGTGATCCTGGAAGCCCAGGAAATCCAGCTCGCCATCGACCTGATCAAGCTCGGCGCGCGGCTGCAGTTCCTGGAAGCGGAAACCTCCTTGAGCCGCGACCGCCTGATCAAGCTGTACAAGGAAATCAAAGGCATGTCGCCGCCCAAGGGATTGCTGCCGTTTTCCACCGACTGGTTCATGACCTGGCTGTCGAATATCCATTCGTCGATGTTCTACAACATCTACCGTTTCATGCTGGCGCATGGCGACGGCCAGCAGATCGTTGCGGTGGTCAAGAGCTACCGGCTCTACCTGGAACAAGTCGAGCGCCAAGGCGGCAAGCCTGTGCTCGACTTCACGCGGGCCTGGACGCTGACGCGTTTCTTCGACAGCGGCATGCTGCAGCTAAGCACCTGCTGCCGTTGCAACGGCCACTTCGTCGCCCATGCCCATGACCTGCAGAACGGTTTCGTCTGCGTCCTGTGCCGGCCGCCGTCGCGCGCCGGCAAGACGCGCAAGCTGAGTGCCCCGGCGGCGACCGGAACCGATCTTGTCCAGGGTCGCGAATACATGCCGCTGCCTCCGGTGCGGCGGCTTGCAGGGCTTGCCAAAGGCGGCCTGGCCTGA